The following is a genomic window from Deltaproteobacteria bacterium.
ATGACTATAACAAACAGTTCTGTTCAAAAATTCCAAAAGCCAACACACCTAGTGAATTCGCAAGTTTCGCTGCTTTTACCTCGAGTATACGCGCTCGGTTACCGGATAGAGAGGGTGAAGTGATATCATTTTTCGCTAATGGCGACCCCGTCGAGGATAAGTTGCTATCCGTAAACCCTATGTTACGAGCAGCTCGATTCAAACCAGCAGAGCTAGCAGCTGAACTACTTAAATCATTTCCTATTGAGATCACAGAAACCGAAAGAAAACATCTTATGACTTATTTTGAAATAAGGCTTCAGAATGCTAGCCGCTTTGAGGGGTGTTCAGCACGTGATGCTCTAATCGCAAAAAATCTTGTTCGCCAATCTGACAAAGGCTCAGTGATTAATTTTATTGGGGCAAACCACTTGCCTGCGATAAAATATTACCTAGAGGAAGAATGCAAGAAAATAGTTAGTGGAAAAGAGCCAGTAAAGAAGGATCTTCCGGTGTCGGCAGGGACACGTTAACTTAGAACCCCTTTTGCTCACACCCGGTTAGGTTTCAGAGACAAAAATTTGTTCTAAGATTTTAATGTTGGGCTCGTAGAAAATTCCATGAAAACGTTCACGGATTTTACTGGCCGCAAATCGAGGATACATTCCAGTACCATAACCAGGCCTCCTAAATAGAAGTGAGAGAATTGACTAGCTAAATTTATGATCTCTGCAATGGGATGGATTTCAGATTTTCTAAGTTGTTTAGGAAAGCCAGTTCCCTCTGATTTTTCATGGCGCTGAGCAGTAATGCTGAGAATAGCTTCGGGAAATTTTCCATAACGAGCGAGGAGTTCAGCACTTTCAACTGGATGCATCTGATACTTTTCAAAATCTTCTTTTGAAAGAGCTTCTGGCGTCGATTTTTTTAACTGTTCATTCAAAGGCATCAAGGCAATGTCGTGAAAAAGTGCTGATGCTGATACAATAAATAAAGTGTGTGGCGATGTCCAACTACGGCCTTTGGCGATCATTAGTGAAATGATC
Proteins encoded in this region:
- a CDS encoding HD domain-containing protein, yielding MKKRCPELHVVELLESACDQESNLTNHNISTAIISLMIAKGRSWTSPHTLFIVSASALFHDIALMPLNEQLKKSTPEALSKEDFEKYQMHPVESAELLARYGKFPEAILSITAQRHEKSEGTGFPKQLRKSEIHPIAEIINLASQFSHFYLGGLVMVLECILDLRPVKSVNVFMEFSTSPTLKS